The proteins below come from a single Aegilops tauschii subsp. strangulata cultivar AL8/78 chromosome 6, Aet v6.0, whole genome shotgun sequence genomic window:
- the LOC109732798 gene encoding uncharacterized protein isoform X4 → MYRTEQEKLSQVKVVVKVKPKQDELGINWSQIKNKIFRREGREICSEHVNHQTHPITEVRRHHRLDSDEANHLDAYSESRSVIGDGECFYRSFIFSYLEQVIDRQDTNEENRLLHVVERMSMRHGDLQWNSEFCRSSKAFRNLIKKIMRWKRHGRESSSSRRKEKLLEFFSEYDTTLDIIIFLRLVVAIQMCSHREVYEPLIPGLRGNYNLEDWCFWRVAPACRSTDHVMMVALARALEVPLRVERVRGGYDPDIYTGPGVPRPRVTLLYSANHYEIIYPRAPSAESSSHQASQREHAADQGSSQQTTQRKHPADQSSSHQASQREDHADQS, encoded by the exons ATGTACAGGACGGAACAG GAGAAACTATCGCAAGTAAAGGTTGTAGTAAAGGTGAAACCCAAGCAGGACGAACTAGGTATAAACTGGAGTCAGATCAAGAACAAG ATTTTTCGTAGAGAAGGAAGGGAAATATGTTCGGAACATGTGAACCACCAG ACGCATCCCATCACTGAAGTCAGAAGACATCATAGGCTTGATTCTGACGAGGCGAACCATCTTGATGCATATTCGGAATCTAGATCGGTGATTGGAGATGGGGAGTGTTTCTACAGGAGCTTCATATTTTCGTACCTT GAGCAAGTTATTGATAGGCAGGACACAAATGAGGAAAACCGTCTCCTTCATGTTGTTGAAAGAATGTCTATGCGACATGGAGATCTTCAATGGAACTCTGAGTTTTGCAGGAGCAGCAAA GCATTTAGGAATCTGATCAAGAAAATAATGAGATGGAAGAGACATGGCAGAGAATCAAGTAGCAG CCGCCGTAAAGAGAAACTTCTCGAGTTCTTCAGCGAGTATGATACGACACTAGACA TTATCATTTTCCTCAGATTAGTAGTAGCTATCCAGATGTGCTCGCACAGGGAGGTGTATGAACCGCTTATACCAGGGCTCAGAGGAAATTACAATCTGGAAGAT TGGTGCTTTTGGCGCGTCGCTCCAGCTTGTCGGTCTACGGATCATGTTATGATGGTGGCCTTGGCCAGAGCGCTTGAGGTCCCCCTCAGAGTGGAGCGAGTCCGAGGAGGATATGATCCAGATATCTACACTGGTCCTGGAGTTCCCCGTCCGAGAGTGACCCTGCTGTACTCGGCAAATCACTACGAAATCATCTACCCGCGTGCTCCTTCTGCTGAGAGTTCAAGTCATCAGGCTTCCCAGAGAGAACATGCTGCTGATCAGGGTTCAAGTCAACAGACTACCCAGAGAAAACATCCTGCTGATCAGAGTTCAAGTCACCAGGCTTCCCAGAGAGAAGATCATGCTGATCAGAGTTGA
- the LOC109732798 gene encoding uncharacterized protein isoform X3, with product MCDLDANSVEQEKLSQVKVVVKVKPKQDELGINWSQIKNKIFRREGREICSEHVNHQTHPITEVRRHHRLDSDEANHLDAYSESRSVIGDGECFYRSFIFSYLEQVIDRQDTNEENRLLHVVERMSMRHGDLQWNSEFCRSSKAFRNLIKKIMRWKRHGRESSSSRRKEKLLEFFSEYDTTLDIIIFLRLVVAIQMCSHREVYEPLIPGLRGNYNLEDWCFWRVAPACRSTDHVMMVALARALEVPLRVERVRGGYDPDIYTGPGVPRPRVTLLYSANHYEIIYPRAPSAESSSHQASQREHAADQGSSQQTTQRKHPADQSSSHQASQREDHADQS from the exons ATGTGTGATCTTGATGCTAATTCTGTGGAGCAGGAGAAACTATCGCAAGTAAAGGTTGTAGTAAAGGTGAAACCCAAGCAGGACGAACTAGGTATAAACTGGAGTCAGATCAAGAACAAG ATTTTTCGTAGAGAAGGAAGGGAAATATGTTCGGAACATGTGAACCACCAG ACGCATCCCATCACTGAAGTCAGAAGACATCATAGGCTTGATTCTGACGAGGCGAACCATCTTGATGCATATTCGGAATCTAGATCGGTGATTGGAGATGGGGAGTGTTTCTACAGGAGCTTCATATTTTCGTACCTT GAGCAAGTTATTGATAGGCAGGACACAAATGAGGAAAACCGTCTCCTTCATGTTGTTGAAAGAATGTCTATGCGACATGGAGATCTTCAATGGAACTCTGAGTTTTGCAGGAGCAGCAAA GCATTTAGGAATCTGATCAAGAAAATAATGAGATGGAAGAGACATGGCAGAGAATCAAGTAGCAG CCGCCGTAAAGAGAAACTTCTCGAGTTCTTCAGCGAGTATGATACGACACTAGACA TTATCATTTTCCTCAGATTAGTAGTAGCTATCCAGATGTGCTCGCACAGGGAGGTGTATGAACCGCTTATACCAGGGCTCAGAGGAAATTACAATCTGGAAGAT TGGTGCTTTTGGCGCGTCGCTCCAGCTTGTCGGTCTACGGATCATGTTATGATGGTGGCCTTGGCCAGAGCGCTTGAGGTCCCCCTCAGAGTGGAGCGAGTCCGAGGAGGATATGATCCAGATATCTACACTGGTCCTGGAGTTCCCCGTCCGAGAGTGACCCTGCTGTACTCGGCAAATCACTACGAAATCATCTACCCGCGTGCTCCTTCTGCTGAGAGTTCAAGTCATCAGGCTTCCCAGAGAGAACATGCTGCTGATCAGGGTTCAAGTCAACAGACTACCCAGAGAAAACATCCTGCTGATCAGAGTTCAAGTCACCAGGCTTCCCAGAGAGAAGATCATGCTGATCAGAGTTGA
- the LOC109732798 gene encoding uncharacterized protein isoform X2, with product MYRTEQEKLSQVKVVVKVKPKQDELGINWSQIKNKIFRREGREICSEHVNHQTHPITEVRRHHRLDSDEANHLDAYSESRSVIGDGECFYRSFIFSYLEQVIDRQDTNEENRLLHVVERMSMRHGDLQWNSEFCRSSKAFRNLIKKIMRWKRHGRESSSRFLTRLVFCNSIIVLWPNAFHLTDIICAIFSRRKEKLLEFFSEYDTTLDIIIFLRLVVAIQMCSHREVYEPLIPGLRGNYNLEDWCFWRVAPACRSTDHVMMVALARALEVPLRVERVRGGYDPDIYTGPGVPRPRVTLLYSANHYEIIYPRAPSAESSSHQASQREHAADQGSSQQTTQRKHPADQSSSHQASQREDHADQS from the exons ATGTACAGGACGGAACAG GAGAAACTATCGCAAGTAAAGGTTGTAGTAAAGGTGAAACCCAAGCAGGACGAACTAGGTATAAACTGGAGTCAGATCAAGAACAAG ATTTTTCGTAGAGAAGGAAGGGAAATATGTTCGGAACATGTGAACCACCAG ACGCATCCCATCACTGAAGTCAGAAGACATCATAGGCTTGATTCTGACGAGGCGAACCATCTTGATGCATATTCGGAATCTAGATCGGTGATTGGAGATGGGGAGTGTTTCTACAGGAGCTTCATATTTTCGTACCTT GAGCAAGTTATTGATAGGCAGGACACAAATGAGGAAAACCGTCTCCTTCATGTTGTTGAAAGAATGTCTATGCGACATGGAGATCTTCAATGGAACTCTGAGTTTTGCAGGAGCAGCAAA GCATTTAGGAATCTGATCAAGAAAATAATGAGATGGAAGAGACATGGCAGAGAATCAAGTAGCAGGTTTTTGACTCGCTTGGTTTTCTGCAATTCCATCATAGTATTGTGGCCGAATGCATTCCATCTCACTGACATAATATGTGCCATTTTTAGCCGCCGTAAAGAGAAACTTCTCGAGTTCTTCAGCGAGTATGATACGACACTAGACA TTATCATTTTCCTCAGATTAGTAGTAGCTATCCAGATGTGCTCGCACAGGGAGGTGTATGAACCGCTTATACCAGGGCTCAGAGGAAATTACAATCTGGAAGAT TGGTGCTTTTGGCGCGTCGCTCCAGCTTGTCGGTCTACGGATCATGTTATGATGGTGGCCTTGGCCAGAGCGCTTGAGGTCCCCCTCAGAGTGGAGCGAGTCCGAGGAGGATATGATCCAGATATCTACACTGGTCCTGGAGTTCCCCGTCCGAGAGTGACCCTGCTGTACTCGGCAAATCACTACGAAATCATCTACCCGCGTGCTCCTTCTGCTGAGAGTTCAAGTCATCAGGCTTCCCAGAGAGAACATGCTGCTGATCAGGGTTCAAGTCAACAGACTACCCAGAGAAAACATCCTGCTGATCAGAGTTCAAGTCACCAGGCTTCCCAGAGAGAAGATCATGCTGATCAGAGTTGA
- the LOC141025766 gene encoding F-box protein At2g26160-like: protein MASQEEQPDWLDLPSDLVTIIARRSRDAVTGLAAFRSVCRAWRAAAGPAPRLLLPRVRASHTAVFPLSRGWSLVVDTHDASCHVSHLATRATAALPKLNAVRDGPGSDVVRHVRYVHRNDLDTALCSNWIFPTYLDFTDYLRFALHLPPGAPAAVATGMTVMMYHKMHGHTGMLFCRPGDAAWTKVEKPRRIGYGYFDFAYHDGKVFGMDINGEMAVFDAATLGALQLVPRPPDMPNLSSKMYDSICSRKQELDYVHLVALPSKLVLVVARTTVKSSRPVALDLFELGSSPAPDGQLAWRKVAEAGNYELFVDRYHATFRENDGANGTRIYYVHDMKKVSTVAAYCYSMQENKLECVYRSPEDDGPPDCLTRPSWFVP, encoded by the coding sequence ATGGCTAGCCAGGAGGAGCAGCCCGACTGGTTGGACCTCCCCTCCGATCTAGTGACGATCATCGCGCGGAGGTCCCGCGACGCCGTCACCGGGCTCGCCGCGTTCCGCTCCGTGTGCCGGGCATGGCGCGCCGCGGCAGGGCCAGCGCCGCGCCTCCTGCTCCCCCGTGTCCGCGCCTCCCACACGGCTGTCTTCCCCTTGTCCCGCGGCTGGTCCCTCGTCGTCGACACCCACGACGCCTCCTGCCACGTCTCGCACCTGGCCACCCGCGCCACGGCGGCCCTGCCCAAGCTCAACGCCGTCCGCGACGGCCCAGGCAGCGACGTCGTCCGGCACGTAAGGTACGTGCACCGCAACGACCTGGACACGGCGCTGTGCAGCAACTGGATCTTCCCGACCTACCTCGATTTCACGGACTACTTGCGCTTCGCCCTCCACCTCCCGCCCGGCGCCCCGGCGGCGGTGGCGACGGGCATGACGGTCATGATGTACCACAAGATGCACGGGCACACGGGCATGCTCTTCTGCCGCCCCGGCGACGCGGCATGGACCAAGGTGGAGAAGCCCCGCCGCATAGGCTACGGCTACTTCGACTTCGCCTACCATGACGGGAAGGTGTTCGGCATGGACATCAACGGCGAGATGGCGGTATTCGACGCCGCCACGCTCGGCGCCCTACAGCTGGTCCCGCGTCCGCCGGACATGCCCAACCTCAGCAGCAAGATGTACGACTCCATCTGCTCTCGGAAGCAAGAGTTGGATTACGTCCACCTCGTCGCGTTGCCGAGCAAGCTGGTCCTCGTCGTGGCAAGGACCACCGTCAAGTCGTCCCGGCCGGTGGCCTTGGATCTCTTCGAGCTGggctcttctccggcgcctgacGGGCAGCTCGCCTGGCGCAAGGTGGCCGAGGCTGGTAACTACGAATTGTTCGTCGATAGGTACCACGCAACCTTCAGGGAAAATGACGGCGCCAACGGAACTCGGATCTACTACGTCCATGACATGAAGAAGGTTTCTACCGTCGCGGCATACTGCTACAGCatgcaggaaaacaagttggaatGCGTCTACAGGTCACCGGAGGATGATGGTCCTCCCGACTGCTTAACTAGGCCTAGTTGGTTTGTTCCTTAG
- the LOC109732798 gene encoding uncharacterized protein isoform X1: MCDLDANSVEQEKLSQVKVVVKVKPKQDELGINWSQIKNKIFRREGREICSEHVNHQTHPITEVRRHHRLDSDEANHLDAYSESRSVIGDGECFYRSFIFSYLEQVIDRQDTNEENRLLHVVERMSMRHGDLQWNSEFCRSSKAFRNLIKKIMRWKRHGRESSSRFLTRLVFCNSIIVLWPNAFHLTDIICAIFSRRKEKLLEFFSEYDTTLDIIIFLRLVVAIQMCSHREVYEPLIPGLRGNYNLEDWCFWRVAPACRSTDHVMMVALARALEVPLRVERVRGGYDPDIYTGPGVPRPRVTLLYSANHYEIIYPRAPSAESSSHQASQREHAADQGSSQQTTQRKHPADQSSSHQASQREDHADQS; encoded by the exons ATGTGTGATCTTGATGCTAATTCTGTGGAGCAGGAGAAACTATCGCAAGTAAAGGTTGTAGTAAAGGTGAAACCCAAGCAGGACGAACTAGGTATAAACTGGAGTCAGATCAAGAACAAG ATTTTTCGTAGAGAAGGAAGGGAAATATGTTCGGAACATGTGAACCACCAG ACGCATCCCATCACTGAAGTCAGAAGACATCATAGGCTTGATTCTGACGAGGCGAACCATCTTGATGCATATTCGGAATCTAGATCGGTGATTGGAGATGGGGAGTGTTTCTACAGGAGCTTCATATTTTCGTACCTT GAGCAAGTTATTGATAGGCAGGACACAAATGAGGAAAACCGTCTCCTTCATGTTGTTGAAAGAATGTCTATGCGACATGGAGATCTTCAATGGAACTCTGAGTTTTGCAGGAGCAGCAAA GCATTTAGGAATCTGATCAAGAAAATAATGAGATGGAAGAGACATGGCAGAGAATCAAGTAGCAGGTTTTTGACTCGCTTGGTTTTCTGCAATTCCATCATAGTATTGTGGCCGAATGCATTCCATCTCACTGACATAATATGTGCCATTTTTAGCCGCCGTAAAGAGAAACTTCTCGAGTTCTTCAGCGAGTATGATACGACACTAGACA TTATCATTTTCCTCAGATTAGTAGTAGCTATCCAGATGTGCTCGCACAGGGAGGTGTATGAACCGCTTATACCAGGGCTCAGAGGAAATTACAATCTGGAAGAT TGGTGCTTTTGGCGCGTCGCTCCAGCTTGTCGGTCTACGGATCATGTTATGATGGTGGCCTTGGCCAGAGCGCTTGAGGTCCCCCTCAGAGTGGAGCGAGTCCGAGGAGGATATGATCCAGATATCTACACTGGTCCTGGAGTTCCCCGTCCGAGAGTGACCCTGCTGTACTCGGCAAATCACTACGAAATCATCTACCCGCGTGCTCCTTCTGCTGAGAGTTCAAGTCATCAGGCTTCCCAGAGAGAACATGCTGCTGATCAGGGTTCAAGTCAACAGACTACCCAGAGAAAACATCCTGCTGATCAGAGTTCAAGTCACCAGGCTTCCCAGAGAGAAGATCATGCTGATCAGAGTTGA